Part of the Mytilus trossulus isolate FHL-02 chromosome 2, PNRI_Mtr1.1.1.hap1, whole genome shotgun sequence genome is shown below.
gtttcgtctacaaaagactcattagtgacgctcgaatccaaaaatgttaaaaaggccaaataaactacgaagttggagagcattgaggaccaacattccttaaagttttgccaaatacagcaaGGTatctaagaaaataaaatatcatgttaaGGTGTAATCTCTGGCATTAATAAAATTGCCTATGAAATAATGTCAAAGTACTGGTAAACTTGGTTTCAACTGTTTACCATTAAGTTAAACTATAGTCTGGTTGATTTTATAGCATCTATTGACAATTAAAATTTTTCAAGGGAATTAACATCTGTTGGTGTGAGATGTGTCGTGCCTAAAAGTGGATACTACATATTTCctgattttgaaattatgaGAGCTATGTTGAACAAACGTGGAATTGCGACATGTGAACAGATGTGTAAAGCTATGACAGCCGAATGTTCCGTTGTGGTAAGTCCATTTGAATTCTCTACATAAATGCAGCCGGTTACTTTACAAAACAAGGTAATCTCTAACCTCATTGTCTGTCCTCATAAAATTGCTAATACAATCGCaatgattatacatgttttagttttaaccaacaaaaatactttttatattaagtttGGGATACTGACGCAGTTTTTTGTTTAAAGGGGAAGAAAATAACGAAGTGAAATAAAAGACCATAGACCAAAAAATTCGGAAAATGATGCACAAGAGAAGAAGAATGAATAGTCAAACAACTACACAAAATTGTCAATGATTTCGGGTTCTCCGATATTGTTAGCAGTTCTTGTAATTTCGGATTAGTTATTGTGCACTAATGGTAACTTAAGTGATACTCAAGTCAAGTTGTGTGTTCATTTTTCTTCACCtaatgttatgtttttattcttgctattttaaaatcattagcACCATTTAACAATACTTGTTTAAACGTTGATCTAGGTAATGGCTGGCGGTCCCGCTTTTCTGAGACCAGTCGAAGAGCTGACGACAAGACTTTGCTATGTACCATTTGATGGAAAAGGAGCGTTACATGCTAGTAGAAAATTAGGTCTGGACAAACCACTTTCGGAAACGTTTGTGCAAGAGTATTGCAAACCTGTTTATGATGGAATACAAGTAAGGATAAAGCACTGTTGCATCCTGTTGAATGCAGAAGtaattcattttaattgtttagaTTTACAATGCCAAAAAGAATATCTGCGATAGTAATGTTcacattgaaattaaaagattttcatttttcttcaaatgtcgtcagacacgcgaaattgtttcttttaaaattgtaacacgatgatgactgctgtacccatatttttactattttatttattatgtctgtttagttcacgcatcattgtaaatatatcGGAATTTGATAAGACTGTCGAACAAACTGAGAGCTGTTAATTAGCGCtaaaaaacaggtttaatccaccattttctacatttgaaaatgcctgtaccaagtcagaaatatgtcagttgttgtccattcgtttttgatgtgtattgtcagttaattttgccatgtgactagggactttccgatttgatttccCGCTGAGTTCAGTAAtttagtgattttactttattctTTACCTCCTGAAAGCAAACATTTATTATAACAGAGCTACCATTTggtaaataatgaaaacaaaattcaaacacGGGGTACACGTTTGAACAGGCAACAAAACATTGCATTAAATTCGACTGTCTAACAATTTTGTGTTTCTGAGGAACAGCTTTTCTTCCCATAGAAAATATGGTAAGTTCATGATGAAAGTACTTTTACATGGTAGTACGCTAGTGTATTAAGTCTCAAAAGTGTACAAATGTCTTAATTGTTAGATCCCCTATagtacaaatttaaaacttaataaacTGTCAACTGAACTAAAAAAGATTAATGAGTATGTTGGTTTACATTAATCACTTTTAAATTGCGATTGTCCTTTCTCACGCTTTGTACGTTAAATAAGAACTTGCATGTCTTTGATGAATTTTTCTATGTCCACGAAGACGCATGCTATTTACGTTAgtactttataatatttttctttgtaggCTTTAACGACCTGGGTTATGAAACATACTGAACAACAAGTAAACAATATACGATAATCCATTTCGTATTTCCTTTAAGTTATTCCGATTAAACATTGTTTCTGCTAGAAGAAGGATTAATCAAAACAATAACgagatgtttatatttatatatttgcttTAGTTTACATTTggaatttatgaaataaatattcgaAGCGTTTTTATTGACACCCTCTACTTGATATTTGTACAAACGTCTCCGAAATTGGTGTGTCCAGACCTACTTTTCTACTAGCCTATAATGTACAAAATtcatttctacatttgaaaatgcctgtaccaagtcaggaatatgatagttgttgtccattcgtttgatgtgttttatcatttgattttgccataagataagggactttccgttttaaattttccttggagttcagtatttttgtgattttacttttaacttttaAGTCTCCTGCACATCAATTTGAAATTCTCAAGAGGGTATAATTCTTGAGGTGAAGGacacaattatatttattttcaaaaccgAGTGAAAAGGTCGAAGTTGTGGTCAGACAATGTCATATTCATGCATATTAAGATTGTTCATATTAGTCTAGTCATACCTAACAAGAACTCAGAACTTAATCCACAAATCAGATGCTGAAATGGGTTTGTGTGATATTAgcagacaataaaaaaatgagacATACAATGTACACATTATGGTCCAATGATATATATTAGTATAGATtcaagaaaaaggtcattgtttatttttttttattatctttgatcagtatcttttttattattctttaacaaatgttattatattggaacaatttaaaaaaaaaataccaacatgtacatgtaatatcaaAGCGATTTAAAAACAGTTATCTAACGATTTGTAGTTAGTATTTCATACAATTCATTCAAACATTCAATGTTAAAAATGATGCTCAGAACTTAGGTTTCAAAATagttatacaatatatatgaaatatgattTAAACATACATGTCCTATAAATTATACATTCAGATATAAAATCACGAACGAAAGTACCGTAGGTTTTGTTAATGCCACAGACagtaaaccaaaacaaataacataaataaaaaaaacttttgataaATAACATAGAATTGTATAAAATTTAGGCTGACTCAAAATACACAATAAACTCTAAACACACAGGCATACTCCTAAAAATATGTCCTTTAAACATCTGCAAAGAGTACATACAGTGAAACTTCTCTAAACCGGTCCCTCTTAATACCGGTTCTCCCTTCATACCGGCCAAAACCGCAAGTCCCGGCCGGCGTGTATGTAAATAAACGGTCAGGTAACCTTATAAAACCGGCCACCCCTTTAAACCGGATACCGGCcgttatttgtgtatttgtgtaatcaaaatcaataaaatatcacCTCATAAGACCGGCCTTCTCATTTGTAATCATTAGTCCATATATAATActgttatataaacaaacaagttaATCCGGTCAATTAGACACCTGCATGGCCACTGAGTAGTGTTCACCTGTCAATGTCAAATCAATACCCGAATAAATTATCGGTTGAGAGATTTTGATGTTCACCCACGCTAATCAATGATGAAAGTTgattattattaaatgttttagcTTGGCTactttatttgatcatttaaacacaaaaaatttaggcaaattataaaaattaatcacTCACTTCGACTTTTGCAATTAAATCGTAATTCGTTATCGTCGAGAgattatattgaaatttaataaaccTGTTTAGTTTATTCAAAGGGTGAGTTATTAGTTTGAGGTGTGAAGATTTAATGTGTATGCAATGCTTATGAAGtatgttttttattctttaatgcTTATGAAGCATATGAACATCGTATGGTCCCGATGTGAGGAGCTAACATTTTCAATAATATgtgatattgatattaaaattgttttgttatatagttgcattttatttgttattcctgcaaaataaaaaataataaagatacaaatgatgttttaatatttatttcataatcaaTTTAGAATACAAAGCTAAATTtacacaacaaaacaaacctTATGATTGAGGTAcaatacatgataaaaaaaacaaatgcacacATATTGAAGGGAATTAACTCTTATATtgaagggaagtaactcttgttaatttcaaattcattaaaCCGGCCACCCCTGAAAACCGGCCGAATCCCGTGGTCCGACGGGCGGCCGGTTTTGAGAAGTTTCACTGTAGTTAAACGACTCCACATCGTTAATGCTGCAAGACCTATTATTTATAATCGGGGCAAGCCATCTATGGCATATGTTTCTTTATGATGTTGGCTTTAGCTGCTTGTGTTGAATATCGGATTATATCCATGAATTTAATTCTTTAGTTTCGTTTTTTTGATATGATTCTTTGACAACAAACCCCGTTTATAGTGCTTTTGTTATACATTAGCTATTCTATGCGATCTCATATATCAAAGTCTTTGCTTTCAcctatattttcatttgtagtGGGTATTTTTCAATCGTTTTCAATATGCGTTCGAGACAGTCTGTTGTTGCTATAATTGTCATTGGATAGTTGTGTTTCGGATCCAGAATGAACTgtttcaaaatttgtgtttgtagAAGCATCAAACACATCATCGTCAGTCCCATCATTATCATTTGAAGTCGGAACAGTAAAATCAGTGTCAGCAATGTAATTCGAATACGCTTCGTTCACCGGTACGTCGTTTCCAGTCGATGTCGTCTGTTGTGACACATTTCCTGTAGATGGATGGTAATGTATTATTCTACAACCCTGACTGTATGACGGAGGCAGTGTGCGAATAGATATCTGCGAGTAGTTTGGAGGCGGGgcttcttgtaatgtacatctGCTGTTATTTCCCCCttgaaaatatcataataatttatataatatacaatggTGGACGCCACTACACTATCTGTCGAGAATACGGTGATTTGGTACAtgaaaagatttaaataaaacaggctaaataataattttattctcAGAAAAcggattttatttatttggttgaaTTGACGTTCAACTAGCGTACAGTAACTACAGTTAATCTTACAAtactttgtgttatttttttttttttatatatatatttttggtcGATCGGACGAGTTCTGTCTTTTCAATATTATTCTACTGTTTATTCTAATGTCGTTCTGTTAAACCTCCGTCAAAGATTAGGACGGATTGAGCACtcacaaatatattaaacaCTGCCATATACTATATGTTTGTCTCTTGTAAGGAACAAGTTATTCGGCGATTATTGAAGGTGTTGACTGGTTATTTGTGTTTCCTTTTGTGATATATATAGATTGTTTAAGCCGACggttttcttttgaatttattctCATTTTGTCATGTCGTTGcatttaatagctgactatgcggtatgtgttTTGCCGTACTGTGACTTACTTCAGTTTATGTCCTCATTGTTTGATTTGTGGTGAATTATTGTCTCATTTACAATTATGCTTtatcttttacttttatatgAGAGTGAAGTAAACATTTTAGTGTCATAATTAAGCAATGGCATATATATAATGAGGTTGTaacttaaacaaacaaaattaaagactGTTATGTCTGTTGAAGGCTTTTTATGTTTGGAGCGTACACAGGTGTAAGACCAGGACAATCATTTTCCCAGATGTTAACGTTCCTTTtgtaatataaaacatgaaaactaaAATAAGAGAACATTGGACATcttgatacatgtatgaaatataattattccGCGTTTGTTTAGATTATAAAGCTATATGTTTTCTTAGATACATATTCTTCATTGTGAAATACGCGCTTTGTTAGAGAAAAGACACTTTAAAAGACTTACAGAACGGCACACCTTCATTGTGTCGTCGTCGAAATCTATGGATAACGGATATGATCAACcgaagaaataaaattaatacagCTAATCCTGAAGCTCCCCAAAGAACAAAATTAATAGCTTCTTGTGATGCTGTATCGATCTCATAGGAACCTGGTGCTTTAGtatctgaaaaaatatttcataaattcaatCATTTGAATTTCAGAGTGAGCATTTCGCATTACATGGGGTGATCCGCGAATATTTATTGCGTTCATGTTGCTGGTAAAActtcaccagtgtctgagcagttgatgaaccaggggtatgtcaaggaaagtctcttcttttttctaaaaaaaaagctCATTCGAAGTTACCAAGactttgttgataaatattccgtatcaacttcacaaattataCACGACGGTTTTGAAGTATAGAATCTTGATACTTACGTTGTTTTTCATCTTAATGACGAGTGAtagttttttatgaatattacgTTTActgtttaatcttttttttgtgatatccaTTCGACGCGAATCTGTACTGATACattccgtcattgtgttattgttctatgataatgTTTTGTATTCCtatgtttcatttttgttaatgtgctttgtctttgTGCCTTTTTGTTTCTCTTAGAAACATAAATGTTTGTTCTTATTGTGATTGAgtttataacacaatgttgactggtgtatcccttttttgacattttttccaattatgtctgtttgttttgttcgcatatcgttgtcaatatcatggaatttgatacgactgtcatacgAGTGCGACGTTTAactagttataaaaccaggtgtgattttttttcttcatacgagtcaggaatatgacagttcttatcaatttgtttgatgtgtttgaggtttttgatttttccttctgattagggactttccaggatttttttgttgttgttgttattttacttgTGGTAAGTTTTATGATTATTGTTATATCAATTTGATGGTTTGCCCGTTTGGCCATTATTTGTCTCATTCGAGTTATTGATATTGTTTTCTCAGTCATTTCATTTCAACAGTTATTAATTGCGTGAATATCCTTTCGAGATGGCATTCCGGCTGGTTCGCATCATCGACATTGCTTTGGTTGTGTTTTCGAGTTGTAACttgaaattgaattaaaaagtttcatttaatCTTAATATAGAGGAATTTCATACTATCTGATTATTGATTAAATGTTTGTCGGCCAATACTTAAGTTAATGCCTGTTGTTatgaataatatacatgtaggcTAGTCTCTTGTTTGCATTATCATTAAACGTTCACAGCAGcaacacaaacaaatataattaaggTAAAAATAGTTAAATATGAATTTCCACAATGTGATTCTGGTGACTTTCAATTCAATCTTAATAAATTAACTGGGATAGAAATTCCGTTCATCCGATGATTTGTCAGAgaagtttgatattttaaattcaaattttattcaattgtGTAAGAATTAAGAAAACTTAGTAATTTAAGCCATAGACCactttcataaaattaaatatcatgCTGCACAAAATAATAAAGTTTAATACAATGTCAAATTGTAAAAGGATAACAAAAATAGTGGGTATAAATCACTTAGTAAGAAGTAATTTTCGTTTATAGTGTAAGATGTTGTTATTTTCAATTCTAATCGCCTAGTATATCAACTCGGAACACTTTGATACATACTTGATGTTGGTGCACGCGCAGTTGTCGTTTGAGCAGTTGTGTTTTCTAATGACATGATCTTTCAACTCAGGAGGCAACATTTTGTCTGATACTTGGCACACTTATACCATTTTTGGATATCTGTTTTAGAAGAGAgagaaatatattcaaatatatagaGTCTttcaaacattgatttttctgtttgaaaGTTAATAGACCTTCAAACACTGAAAAGTATGATAGGCATATAATTACTAATTATTTGTACATTCAGATTAACAGTCATTAGTATATTAATGGTGTTTTTGTacatacaattaaacaaatagacaatttcaacgcatttatttttaaacgtaCATATAAAAGGGACAAAAAGTTGGGAAATATTGTTCCAAAATTTGATCAAGAATATAATGTTAACACTATATACAAGCTCATATCATAATCACAGCTTTAATCATTAGTATTTTGACATAGAATAACGAAAATGGCAGTGCTATTGATATGTTGTTGGTTAAAGAtgttttgataactttttagaTATTCAGCAGctgcaaatatatataaaacaatttgatatttaacagataaataaaattagtaaaattggGGTTTCAAATTCTTTACTTTGTGATAATTTGTATATGGAAACAATATACTAAACATATAAAAAGGTGtttagttctcctcttatatttaatgcgtttccctcagttttagtttgttatcccaATTTAGTTtgtgtccatagatttacgagttttgaacagcggtatactactgttgcctttatttagtaaattttgGGTCATGACAGGTGGGTGTTCCATGAGTTTTGCAGGAGTGTTGTTATACCTGTTTAGGTACATAACTGAAGATGACTATATTTTACTTATTCTATGTTAGATGAAACAATTTCAGTCTTAACtagtttatatttcaattaaaaatttatcTCAACTccaatgaaatcaaacatttaaatttaatatttcatcGCATATTAGAAAAGGAACTTACCCGGAAGTACAATATACGAAATGTATTATGCCTTCTGCTGACGTTATTGGTTcactttaaatattaataattgtgaagaaaaaaatgaatacgaAATAGAATTATGTATTTTCTATGTGTGAAATATGATTACTTTTTAAACGTAACAATGTGtcttttcatttgaataaaagcTTTTATTTACCACACAATGTATATTTAGCAGTTATGTGTTGTacttaagggggttcgcgggtctaaatcatttatataggatttctctatatttttctgtaaatgaactttatcttatagttaatagaaaaatgaaataaaaaagtggggtcaccgttcgattgcgctcacaatctgccttcggaagaagcatacatttttgtaaaggtgaGGATTTTCTGTTGAAGTGATGAGAGAAATgaaaggtaatatcgaaataaaaaatgaaatttattacagaaatcgctcaaattttaaaataatttagtttaagtacagcttatatggaaattatattaaaaaatataggtcaccgatgagttaaaaaagtaattcaatttaaagcaaaaaaatggcttttttgcaccaaagggagataatttggagctttttcaatgatatatacattttaaaagtcacctggggccaaaacgaattgattttttggaatatttttttaaccatatgattaagtaacaactactaaaggcaattaatgaaatttgtaatgaaaaataaatgtttgatatttttctgaaaatcttataccctcgagcctccttaacaCCGGAAATgacgttttgttttgataatattcCACCTAGAATGGAAAAATTGTTCTTTGTGGTATGTACAACTTCGCGGTCAAGGAAAGTATCGTTTTtcttaaatatgtatataaagttacaagtacacacccgtggtatcGCTGGTCCGTGACTGAGTttaagtatataactatgcctAATTAGTTATCGaaggtaccagtattataattaagtacgccacacgcgcgtttcgtctacataagactcatcagtgacgctcatatcaaattatttataaagccaaacaagttcaaaggtGAAGAGCAcagaggatccaaaattcaaaaacgttGTGCCAATACGGCTAAGGGTATCTAAGAAactccttagtttttcgaataattcaaagttttgtaaacaggatatttataaaaatgaccacattattgatattcatgtcaacaccgaaatgttgactactgggctggtgataccctcggggacgaaacatccaccatcagtggcatcgacccagtggtgtaaatagttatcaaaggtaccaggattataatttagtacgccagacgtgcgtttcatctaaataagactcgtcagtgacgctcatatcaaattatttataaagccaaacaagtacaaagttaaagagcatagaggatccaaaattccaaaacgttgtgcaaaatacggccTTATCTTAGTAATTGGTATTGACGTTACGCACGGTATTGGTGCCACTTAGCGTTACACGACGTTCCTAATAAAACAACGATTTTCACCGCGTTTGTTCCACGGAAAGTTTCAAACGTTGACCGTATATTTTACTCATGTGAAATTGCCGCTTAAAGTAAAGAGATGTTCGAAGTTGCTTCTTTAGatggttttatattttcaagccggtacaaattcaaaattccattgaataaaacaaaattttagatACATTTTACatgaacaatttttatttttgcgaaGAATTGTCTGCAACAATAACACAAAACGACAATGAGATGTcttgtaaaatgatttaaatacattaaaagaagatgtggtatgattgccaatctcCACAAGaggtcaaaatgacacagaaattaacaactataggtcactgtacggccttcaacaatcatTTTCTTCTATTTCTCAAAAGTTATTAAAGTAATGTTCTCTCTGCCAGAAGACGTCTACTATCTTTGCTAGTGAAATCGTAAATATTTCGTTTCTTGCTTCTGTCTCTTTTCCCCAATTACATGTTCATATATGTTTCTTGTAATTTGATAATTTCGCTCCCTCAATTTACGTTAATGTTCAAATGCTTCTTGATTTGTCTTTGATTATGTGAAAGATGTAGGTGGTATATGTCAagctatttttcttttcataatcttATTTTATCAACACTTTTTAATCgtgggactattatactaacgTTAATATAAAATTCCCAGAATTTGGTTAGTCCACAATCTTAACATCAATCCCGATATTTTGGAAAATGCTAAATATACCATTATTTCAATTATctctaacaaaaaaaataaaaaatgtgcatcatgtttgaaaaaaaaatacgcgCTCTTATGCTGCCGTTGCCAACTTTCaatgaattaaataataaattaaaaagaaaatgttttaaaattaggaTTTTACCAGgcaaataatttagaa
Proteins encoded:
- the LOC134707210 gene encoding uncharacterized protein LOC134707210, which gives rise to MSLENTTAQTTTARAPTSNTKAPGSYEIDTASQEAINFVLWGASGLAVLILFLRLIISVIHRFRRRHNEGVPFWGNNSRCTLQEAPPPNYSQISIRTLPPSYSQGCRIIHYHPSTGNVSQQTTSTGNDVPVNEAYSNYIADTDFTVPTSNDNDGTDDDVFDASTNTNFETVHSGSETQLSNDNYSNNRLSRTHIEND